The following DNA comes from Patescibacteria group bacterium.
AAAAGTTTTGGGCGAAGTAATGTCCGATGTTGACGAATCTCGAAGGATTGATCTTTCGGAAATTTCGGCAGATTCGATCCAAATGTATTTACGAGAAATCGGCAAAGTGCCGCTGCTTACTTCGGAAGAAGAGGTGGCATTAGCTAAAAGAAAAGAGAGAAACGACAAAGAAGCGGAAAAAAGATTAATTGAAGCCAATTTACGTTTAGTAGTTTCGATTGCCAAAAAATTTGTGGGCAAGAGTTTGTCGTTGGCAGATTTGATCCAAGAGGGTAATATTGGTCTTTTTCGGGCAGTAGAAAAATTTGAATATCGTAAGGGCTATAAATTTTCTACTTATGCTACTTGGTGGATTCGTCAGGCTATTACCCGCGCACTAGCCGATCAGTCACGTACTATTCGTATTCCTGTTCACATGGTGGAAACGATTAATAAATTTCAGCAGGTGGAGCGTCAGTTGATTCAAGACCTCGGTCGCGAGCCGTTACCAGAGGAAATCGCCGCAGAAATGGGTGAGGATCTTGACAAAGTTCGCCATATCATTAAAATATCGCAAGACACTATTTCGTTGGAAACGTCAGTTGGCGATGATGACGAAGATAGTACGCTTGAGCAGTTTATCGAAGATGTCAAAAATATTACACCGGATCGTTCCGCTGCGTTGCAATTATTACGTGATTATGTAAAAGAAACCATTCGTGATTTGTCACCGCGTGAGCAAAAAATATTAGAAATGCGTTTCGGGCTAGTTGATGGCGTGTCGCATACTTTGGAAGAAGTCGGACA
Coding sequences within:
- a CDS encoding sigma-70 family RNA polymerase sigma factor, whose translation is MALAKKKNIKKLSFKKKADSKKVHHGKRRDLGGKKSIHASNETIVEPSVDVLRSLLAKGAARNFITETEILHFFPQVEHYLDKYEEFWDKLDRKGIQIVEIKGGLLGRSKRENREKVLGEVMSDVDESRRIDLSEISADSIQMYLREIGKVPLLTSEEEVALAKRKERNDKEAEKRLIEANLRLVVSIAKKFVGKSLSLADLIQEGNIGLFRAVEKFEYRKGYKFSTYATWWIRQAITRALADQSRTIRIPVHMVETINKFQQVERQLIQDLGREPLPEEIAAEMGEDLDKVRHIIKISQDTISLETSVGDDDEDSTLEQFIEDVKNITPDRSAALQLLRDYVKETIRDLSPREQKILEMRFGLVDGVSHTLEEVGQEFDVTRERIRQIEAKALEKIRHSEGIDKLRDY